The following coding sequences lie in one Methylotuvimicrobium alcaliphilum 20Z genomic window:
- the pcp gene encoding pyroglutamyl-peptidase I yields the protein MAKLLITGFDPFAGEIINPSWKAVRHLNNTIIGGFEVIAHEIPTVFGKASAIVQSQIEHHQPSVVIGVGQAGGSNAIRMECLAKNRINARKQDNEGNQPKNALIAIEGPASYPASIPVENMVEQIKTEGISAYLSNSAGAFVCNELFYSTLHYVECQNLPIRVGFIHVPYLPEQVANTKRAGLLPSMTEETVVRALTVAIEAIGDRLSN from the coding sequence ATGGCTAAGTTATTAATAACAGGCTTCGATCCTTTTGCAGGAGAGATCATTAATCCTTCATGGAAAGCCGTTCGCCATTTAAATAATACGATCATCGGTGGCTTTGAAGTGATTGCCCACGAAATTCCGACCGTGTTCGGAAAAGCGTCGGCGATCGTGCAAAGTCAAATTGAGCACCATCAACCCTCTGTCGTGATCGGTGTTGGTCAAGCGGGCGGTAGCAATGCCATTCGTATGGAATGTTTGGCCAAAAATCGGATTAACGCCAGAAAACAGGATAATGAAGGTAATCAACCTAAGAATGCATTGATTGCCATTGAAGGTCCTGCCTCCTACCCGGCTTCGATTCCGGTTGAAAACATGGTCGAGCAGATCAAAACAGAGGGTATTTCAGCGTATCTTTCCAATTCAGCGGGAGCTTTTGTCTGTAACGAACTTTTTTATTCGACACTCCATTATGTCGAATGCCAAAACCTGCCGATACGAGTTGGTTTTATTCATGTCCCTTATTTGCCGGAACAAGTCGCCAATACAAAACGAGCCGGACTGCTGCCAAGCATGACCGAAGAAACGGTCGTTCGAGCGCTGACTGTTGCAATCGAGGCTATTGGTGACCGTTTGAGCAATTAA
- the zwf gene encoding glucose-6-phosphate dehydrogenase has product MKSNQKFKPCDLVIYGALGDLSTRKLLISLYRLEKSELIEPETRIIGIDRHALEEGGFVKVARKSLQSYLNETIEDEVWQRYSARMQYLMIDLTQLDQYKQLNAVIDSKSRVLVNYLAVAPFLFKNICQGLDKAKILTRESRVVMEKPIGNDLKSNREINDAVAEVFNEDQVFRIDHYLGKETVLNLLALRFANSIFTTNWNHNTIDHIQITVGEEVGIEGRWEYFDKTGQLRDMLQNHLLQILTFITMEPPASLEAESIHSEKIKVLKALRPITADNVEEVTVRGQYTAGYMKGQAVPGYTEEEGADKESTTESFVAVRVDIDNWRWAGVPIYLRTGKRMQNKRTEIVVYFKRLPHNIFKDSYRELPPNKLIIHLQPKEGVEIEMLNKVPGIGGSITLQQNKLDLSFSETFKNSPFFGGYERLILEAMRGDPTLFLSRQEIEQAWAWVDSIQDAWARRKIAPKPYSAGSWGPVASVALLARDGRAWEE; this is encoded by the coding sequence TCGAGCCCGAGACTCGTATCATCGGTATTGACCGGCATGCTCTCGAAGAGGGCGGCTTCGTTAAAGTTGCTAGGAAAAGTTTACAGTCTTATCTTAATGAGACGATCGAGGATGAAGTCTGGCAGCGTTACTCGGCTCGAATGCAATATCTCATGATCGACCTAACTCAGCTCGATCAATATAAACAATTGAATGCGGTCATCGATTCCAAATCCAGAGTGCTGGTCAATTATTTAGCTGTCGCGCCGTTTTTGTTCAAAAATATTTGCCAGGGTCTCGATAAAGCAAAAATTTTGACTCGAGAATCGCGAGTGGTGATGGAAAAACCGATCGGCAACGATCTGAAATCCAATCGGGAAATCAACGATGCCGTTGCTGAAGTGTTTAACGAGGATCAGGTATTCCGTATCGATCATTATTTAGGCAAGGAAACGGTTCTGAATCTGTTGGCCTTACGATTTGCCAATTCGATTTTTACGACCAATTGGAATCACAATACTATCGACCACATTCAAATTACCGTTGGCGAGGAAGTCGGAATCGAGGGCCGTTGGGAGTATTTCGATAAAACCGGGCAACTACGGGATATGCTGCAAAATCATTTATTGCAGATCCTGACCTTTATCACAATGGAACCGCCCGCGTCGCTGGAAGCCGAAAGCATTCATAGCGAAAAAATCAAGGTGTTGAAAGCCTTGCGTCCGATTACCGCCGACAATGTCGAAGAAGTCACCGTGCGCGGGCAATACACCGCCGGTTATATGAAAGGACAAGCCGTGCCGGGCTATACCGAGGAGGAAGGTGCCGATAAGGAGAGTACCACCGAAAGTTTCGTCGCGGTGCGTGTCGATATCGATAATTGGCGCTGGGCCGGAGTGCCGATATATCTGCGTACCGGCAAGCGCATGCAAAATAAGCGCACCGAAATCGTCGTTTATTTCAAGCGTTTGCCACACAATATCTTCAAGGACAGTTACCGCGAATTGCCGCCGAATAAATTGATCATTCATTTGCAACCGAAAGAAGGCGTGGAAATCGAAATGCTCAATAAGGTACCCGGAATCGGCGGTAGTATCACGTTACAGCAGAATAAACTGGATTTGAGCTTTTCTGAAACGTTCAAAAACAGCCCGTTTTTCGGCGGTTACGAGCGGCTGATTTTGGAAGCAATGCGGGGCGACCCGACCTTGTTCCTGAGTCGGCAGGAAATCGAACAGGCTTGGGCATGGGTCGATTCAATACAAGATGCTTGGGCGCGTAGAAAAATTGCGCCAAAACCCTATTCCGCAGGAAGCTGGGGGCCGGTCGCGTCGGTGGCATTGTTGGCGCGTGACGGACGGGCTTGGGAAGAGTAA